TTATGTACGATGATTAGTACACTTATAGGTCTTTAATGAACCTTAGCATGTGTAAGTGTTGTATGTTTCACAATCTTGTATTTAGGTCTTAAGAATTCATTTAGTTGTTAATGATATCAGTACGCTCATAGTGTATGTGAGTTTTAAGTTACACAAAGTCACGTTATGTGATAACAAGTTATTTTGGTGTTAAATACTCATGTATGATGGATGATTAGTACATTACCAGACCGTTACAAAGAACACAAAAATTAAACCTAAATAAATATAATGGGTGGAGATAAGAAAAATCAACATCGATCATATAATCAACAGTgaataaacaaaaaaaagttgattttctTTTTCTACTATTCGTTGCTGATTTCCGACTTAGTAAATGGTCTAGCAGTGTGTAGATGAGAAAAATCAACATCGATCATATCATTTTTGTTATATTAATTATATTCAAAATATTTTTGCAATTATTCTCTAAAATTTCTGTTTATGAATTACGGACAGCAAAACTTAACAAATAGAATAgcataaccaaaaaaaaaaaaaatcaaatctcAATTTTTATAGATTGTACGTTAATATTTGTCATACGATCACAAAAATTAAACCTAAATAAATATAATGGGTGGAGTATAAATCTCATAACTACAAGTATGTGAGCATTAAACGCTTTAATACAACCCTTAcgaaaaatatgagaaaaaaaTAACGTTTTCTTTCTCACATCATAAACGCACATATAAATAATGATGTTGATTACCAATAATGATTACACGAAacaattattttaatatatataaatatgaaaGCGAATAAAGTATTGTGGAAATTTATCCTTTCTTTAAAAAAgaatcaaaacaaaataaaagaaattgACAAATCCTTAGAAACCTATTTACACAATTATAagataaaagaaagaaaaacaccCTCTAGAAGGGTCACACACCAGTATGAACTCTGAATTTGCTGCATGTAAGTCTATGAATATTGTCCATAGCTTGTTGTAATCCTCTCAAAATTCTTGTTGTAAGTATCCACACTTTGTTGTCCATGATACAGTTCATGGTTACTTTGATCAATGGTAGACTTCCCCATTAAAAATGGAAGATATTGATCATTCCATTTCATGTAATCTTGTTCTCCCTGTACACCATTAGTTTGGTTTTGAATCTTTGTCCCGTCACTTAATCCCCATGGATGATACCCATTGTTTGTCTGAAAGaaaccattgttgttgttgttgttgttgttgttgctgctgctactattattattacttcCCCAATGATTTTGGTTCCGCGTAGCTGAGAGTAAAGGGTTGGAGATTGAAGAAGTGTTATATTCTGGAATCAGCTCAGATGATGACTTGGAATCAGTTTGAAAGAAAAGATCAGTGGGTTGCTGTTGTTGGGTATAACTGAAAGGGAGAAATCCGGCGAGTTGGTGGTGGGAATCGGGTTGCTTGATTGTAGTCTCGTGGCTTGCTACGAATCTGTTGAGGAAGAATTCATGTGTTGCGGGTGGAGAGTTGTCAATGATGGGGTATGATGTTGCCACAGCACTTGGTTGAACTTTCTCGTCGATATTATATGAGTCTTGCGAGTTCTTGTCGTTGCTACCGGATGGAGCGATATCATTGAGTTCTGAAAGTGGCTTGTGAGTGTTTGGATCAATCCCTCGTTGTCGTAGCTTTTTCTTGATCGATGAGTTCCATAAGTTCTTGATCTCGTTATCTGTTCTTCCCGGTAATTGAGCTGCAATTTGAGACCATCTACCATCAAAACAACAGACACTTAGTTTTCTGGTTCCAAAGATTAAAAAAGATATTAAATATAATCCCACAAACCAAGAGTTTGTGGGTTGAAGAGCATTCATACACCAtttcaaaacaaaaaaattaaagatACCCAGTAAAGTTTCATAAAACTgcgataaaaaaaaaaaaaagagagaaacgTTAGAGAAAAACAACAAAACACATACTATATCCAATTATAGAGGCCAGCTCAACTCAAGATCATTCACCATTAAAAAAAGGTACAAAACATAATTCAAGAATAACTTACTTGTTTCCAAGAACAGCATGTAATTCAATGATTAGTTTCTCTTCTTGTTGAGAGAATGTGCCTCTTTTAAGATCAGGCCTCAAGTAGTTAATCCATCTAAGCCTGCAACTCTTGCCACATCTTTCAAGGCCAGCAAGTTTAGGGACAGAACTCCAGCAGCCATGGCCAAATTTGGTGATGTGTCTGATGAGTTTTTCATCTTCTTCAGGGGACCAGAGGCCTTTTCTTAGCttttgtttataacaacaagaaTGCCTTCCCATGTGGATGACACAGATTCCACAAAGATTGGTAAAGGGTTTTGTTTTTAAGATTActttagtgtgtgtgtgtgagaattgTCACCCAAAAGTAAGGGTTGATAGCTAGTTCACACACTCAAACACAcagtaagagagagagagagagagagagttatgagagagagagagagaaggttTTGAAAATGGAGGGGCTGACTGGAGGTTGAAGTTTCAAATTAATAGAGGGGAGCCCTCATGAAACTCATTTCACATTTTTTATTTCTTTCATATTCGATTCTTatctttattatttatttttatattcttTCATAACGTTAAAAAATAACTATATAGTTTATAAATTAGGAGGAAGAGAACGTTTTAATAATCTtctaataatttatttaattttgaAGTATTGAATAGTCATATAAAAGTTTGAAGTTTCGACCCCTCTTAATCTTATTACTTTTAACATTTTGGCGTCACTAGAAGTGGATAACAAAGAAAGGTCACATCTAGATATGCCAAAGTATGACAATCTCCATATTTTATTCTATGATTTTTAACCAATTAATGAGTCACAACACGAGTGTACGTACATGGTTTGATTAGGTATAACAAGATGTGAAGATTGGAGGGGTGGGAGTTTGAGGCCTATAAGTCATACCAAGATTGAACTTGACAGTCACTTTATATGGATCATGTGTTTCTAAGCTTAAAATTGACCATAAAAGTTTTGGCATTGATTAATATTTTGCTCATTGCAAAGAGACATTATAGTGATATTTCACATTTTGTAGAGAAGATATAGAAATAATAAGTAAACAATAATAGTATGTGCTTAAAACTTTTGTTAACGTCACATCTCACTCGATTATGGAATTAATAGAATTGCCGTATTTATATAACTAAAGACTAATTAAAGATTTTAATAATAAATTATCTCAACTTCACACATTTACTCTCCATAGATTTAAGAATCTCGAATAAGACAGAAAGGCTTAACCCTGTGTTATTTTAGGTCCGCTATGTGTGGGTCTTTGCAAGAGAAATTTATATTCTAAATGAGGAGTCCGAATTAGGTTTTTTGGAATTTTGTGTTTTGAATTTAATCTAAAGAGTATGTTCTTtgagattgttttttttttttcacttccGCTTACCAAAAATGGTCTTCGTGTCCTAAATATCAATGAGAATCATGTTTATCTTAAATTTAATTGTGTTTATTTTCATTTGGGGCTTCAACCCCTATTTTACTCCGATATTTGTTTTTCATGTCAGTCATATCCTCATTATTTCATTAACTGGGATAAATATGCATGTTGCGATTAGATCGAAAATAAACATAAGACAAATCCAAAGCATCATCTCAAAATCTACACTACAAATATATTATACAATGTTACTGCTTGCATATTCTTTGCAAATGCTTGTTGATTTTGTCTTGCTCTTACATGTAGCACATGTAGCCTCAATTTTACATTTTCGTACCATGCAATCAACAGGATACTTGTCTTTTTTATTTACGCGCGTATATACAAACGTAGATTTTGAATTTGTGTTTTGCTTGTTCACCTTTTATCTAGTACAGTCTTGCCTGGTGTAGCACTTTGGGAGGAGCATGAGTGCATGACATAGGGAAACATTGATCACGGGGGGCTATCGATCCATGTAAAACATGAAAAGTAGGCCTGTAAATAAACCGAACGTTCATAGACTattcatgaacttgttcggcggaaAGTTCGTTTATCTTCGTTTATTTtataaacgaacaaacacgaacaaaaaaaattgtttatttaattaaatgaacgaatatGAACACACCTTGTGTCCGTTTACTTAGAGTTAATTACACCATTAGTCCCTGTGCTTCATGAAAAGTAACATCCTTAGATACTAATAGTTAAAAGTGACAATCTaatgttttaacttttgattttgtAACATCCTAGGGCCTTAAGACTAACGGGTGTTAAATACTAACTGAAAACTTAAGGTATTTTGTCAATTAATAACTTAGTACCCAAGCTTGTTACATTGGAGAAATCACAGGGACTAACCCTACAACAAACTCTGATAGTATTTATAACAcgaattttattttctttttctcattttctttaactaagtttttttattatgtaactaaaaatataaaaaataggACAAACCAAAACACACtaatttataaaatccaaaatgGTCAATATGAGTTAAAAAAACTTCTCGAAACCATGGAATAAGTCACTTTTAattctttattaaaaaaaaaaaactccatcAAGAACTAAATTCATCTTTATTAAAAAAACTCCACATGATTGATCAATATGAAGTTTAGTGTGGTTTTCAAACAATAAAGCAAATATGAAGTTTATATCCATCATATACCCATCTACTCATCACAATTTAGTTTGAACTTAATTTCTATAAAGTTTAGCATATCTTTATTCTCATCCATTCatcactttatatccatcaagaacTAAATTCTCATGTGCATGGTAGTCACCAAAAAATACTTGGATGGTTCCATGGCATAGTGCCGATGGTGGTTCACGACACGGTGTTGGTGGTGGTTCCACGGTACGGTGGTTCGATGGCACGGTGGTGGTTCAACGGTTAGGTGGTGGTGTAACAGTACTGAATGATCACAATGTGTCTATTTTTTATTTCATTAACTTTAtttttctcttttattaaataaattatgtcaacatatttaataaaaataaatgttACCTAAGATAGTTCACCTCCCATTCAGGTTAATTATATAGGattagaaaataaaataaactttaataaGTTAATTAGAACAATTTTTTTATGAGTGACCTAATTGAAACACTCCTAAAACTTGGTTATCGTTTTGTGAAATATTCCCGTTAATTTACTTGTAAGCTAATTACTTAAGTGGCTTCAAATTAGCTTGAATACGTCAATTACGTATAACAATTTAAAAATAGTTTACATACATAATAAAAAAGGTTTAATTAAATAATTAGAGAAAAAAGAAAATTTGTGTTTTTAATATTACAAGAGTTAATTTTGtggttagtccctgtggtttctcCAAAGTTTAAGGTTAGGTACTAAGTTCTCAGTTAATTTTTAACAGCCGTTAGCCTTacaaaatcaaaagttaaaaaCTTAGATTGTTACTTTGAACTATTAGCATCTGAGGTTGTTACTTTACATAAACCATGGGGACTAACGGTGTAATTAACTCATTTatttatgtttgtgaacgttTGTTTATGTTagtttaaattttagtaaatacataaatattaggttttctaactacctatataaatataattaattagtaattgagttttctaatagtaaaaaataaaatattaaaattttctTAGATCGTAACTGACCACttacttaatatttatataaaaaactaaTTAATTTTAGTATTTATGAACCCTAACTTAGATTTGTTTTCAGATGAACTGTAATATATATgacttgtttgtttgtgttcactaatgttaaattgggtttgttatatttgtttaattacgTTCATTTGtattcgtttatgtttgtttaatcgtgctaatttatgtttgtttttgtttattcAAATATGGTTAGTTAAAGTCTTTTTGTTTATGtacgtttatgttcgtgaactgttcgtttaggctttaaacgaacgaacataaacaaacacgaacatgtctgatttcttaatgaacgaacacaaacaaaaaaatgtgttagattatatgttcgtgttcgattaaagttaaatgaatgaacatgaacatgTCTGTCttcatgttcgttcggttcgtttacaagccTAATGAAAAGTAATTAGGTATGTCATTTTGAGGACTGTCttacgccccgcttgcggtatgcgcatatactatatatatgtgtggccctcggggggcaaaagtgaaagtggaCTAActttaatgttattttactaacttggtaaaaataacgttaaatacggggggatggttaatcatgcatcatgcggtggcgttgatagccgaaggAAAATAGGGTACATGAACTAATCGGCCTTTGATAAGTGATATATGcattatgtccaaggcttgatgcaaaactactatcgagtcggggggtctcactggaagcaacaTCTCTATTCCTatagggtagaggtaaggttatctacatcttaccctctTCAGACCATACCGTAGCTTTGCTATTGATACGATTTACTgcgtatgatgatgatgattttgaggACTGTCTCTTTTCCTTTGACAAATAGGAATGAGAATGTATGTATGCAACATATTGTTGGGGAATTTTCAGATTACCGGATGATTAGAGAGGCGTGTAGTCACTCTCAAATCAAATTATTTCGGCGTTTCACCCGAATAATTTAATCAGATACAACTTTGATTTTCAAGAAATAGAACCAGGGTATGTGTGTATGTGAATTGTCTGAACTAGAAGAAGTTGCGACCAAAACTATCTGCGAATTTGAGAGGTTGGGGATGATTAACTGCCATTAGGAAATTATCTCAATCTTAAGACAAAAAACTGCCACCAAAACTGCCAGTTTTTTTATATTTCAAAACTGTGGCAATTACCAGGAAGAGCTCAACCCAGCCAGGGACGCTGCCCctggacccccccccccccccccccgccaagggggcgttgcccccttggaaccccccGTAGAATATGGGCTCCGCCCGTACACTTCAaattataataactcaaacaagcgtgcactcccgcacctcctaacttgcttgttagatattttagtgtaatcgggattgacttggtgatcaaattataataactcaaacaagcgtgcactcacgtacctcctaacttgcttgatgtgtattattattcgctttgatcaccaagtcaatcccgattacactaaaatatctaacattcCTCCCCCATTTGACCATAATCCTTCTAACTTAAACAAATTAACAACAATCAAACTTATGCATAAATGAAATATCACGACGATTGAATTTCACATTAGTATATATTACACATTCCAAATATTCGAATATAGGGGTGTCGCTAAGGATTGAACCATTTCTATTCAGTGAATACATGAAGATAATATACACACAAGTTTTCACACTCTAATGTTCTTTCTTGACACTATTTTACTAGCCTGTGTCCCATCCTTCAATGAGCATATTAAAGCCAAGTCCTAGCTTCTTAGAGCGGCTAAACATCATGCTCATATAGGTAGCTCTTTATTCTTGCATCTGCATATGCAATTTTTAACCTCCTTTAACTTGCAGGTCTGAACACATACCTTGGTATGATGCTACTAATGTGTTCTAATTTCTAGATGTTAAGCTTGTTGTTAATCCACTTCTAGAAGAATGATCTTCCTTGTTGTTAATCTAGCCTGCATCCAAATAACCTTCTAAAACCAAAGGAAATCCAGTATAAGTCAAAGCATATTTCATGGTTCCATTCAAGTACCTAAATACTCGATTCAATGCTTGCCAATGACTTGCACCTGGATTGCTAGTATACCTACTAAGCTTTCCAACAACATAAGTTATATCCAGTCTAGTGCTAATCATGGCATACATGAGAGATCTAATGGCCCTTGAATATTCAAGTTGGCTTACAGCTACACCTTCATTAGGTGAGAGCTTAAAAGCAGGATCCATTAGAGTGCTAACCGGAGAACTATCATGAAAATTAAACTTTATCAATATCTTCTCAATATAATGAGATTGAGAGATCGATATGCCATTGTTCTTCCGTTTGATCCTTATACCAAGGATTACATTTGCCTCCCCCAAGTCTTTCATGTCAAAACCAGATGACAAAAATTTCTTTGTTCTATCAACTTGATCCTAGTCAGTACTGAAGATCAACATGTCATCAACATATTGATAAATTATGACTCCTTTCCTAGAATCATCAAATTTGCTATATACACACTTGTCCGCTTGGTTTAATACAAAACCATTAAAAAAACCACATCATCAAGATTTTGATGCCATTGTTTAGGTGTTTGCTTTAAGCCATACAATGACAGAACTAGCTTACACACTTATGCTCATTGCCAGGCATAACAAAACCCTCTGGTTGTTTCATATATATCTCCTCATCCAAATCACCATTCAGGAAAGCGGTTTTCACATCCATTTTGTGAATCACAAGATTATGTATTGCAGCTAAGGCAACCAACAATCTAATGGTGGATATTCTTGCTACAGGAGCATATGAATCAAAGTAGTCAATTCCTTCGTTATATCTAAAGCCTTGGATAACCAATCGAGCTTTAAACTTATCAATTGAACCATctactttcatcttcttcttgaagatccatttACAACCAAGTGGTTTACACCCAGGGGGTAGATCAGACAGTTTCCAAGTGTTATTCTGCATAATAGAGTCCATTTCATCATTTATAGCTTCTTTCCAGAAAGCTACATGCTGAGAAGCCATGGCTTCACTATAGGTTCTAGGATCTTCCTCAATATTGAAACAATATTGATATTGTATTTTAACTTCATCTCTAGATCCTTCAACCAAATATAgttgaaaatcatcaccaaatgATTTAGCTTTTCTTGTTCTACCACTCCTCCTAGGTTCCGGAGTAGTATCAATCACTTGATCAGCCACTTGAGAGTTACTAAAGCTTGGAACCATGTCCCTAGACCTAGGTATTGAAGAGAATCTATTCTCATCATAATCTGCAGTTCTTGCCTTAATTACTGTATGCACAGACACGTAGTCATTTGGTTCTATAACATAGAAGCTGTGAGCAAATGAATGCTCCGCATACCCAATGAAGATGCAGTCTATACATCTTTCCCCTATGTTCCTTATCTTAGGATTAATGAGCCTTACCACGGCTCTACAACCCCAAACTCTCAGTTTATGCAGCTTAGGTGGTTTTTTTATGCCAAAGCTCAAAAGGGGTGGTCTTTTTACTTTTATTTGGAACCCTATTTAACAAATAGCAAGCTGTCAACATAGCCTCACCCCAAAAGCCCTCACTTAGGCCCGAATAGGACAACATGGTTGATCATTTGCTTTAGAGTCCTATTCTTCCTTTTCGCCAcaccattttgttctggtgtgtAAGGAGCTATGGTATGGTGTATTATTCCAGTCGATTGGAAATACACCGAATAAAAATACTCACCACCTCTGTCCGTATGTAGGGTTTTGATCAACCCACTCCGAGTAAGCTCTACTTCTTTTTTATAGATCTTAGACTTTTCGGAAGCTTTATCTTTAGCAAGCAACAAATACACATAGCAAAATCTAGTAGCATCATCTATGAACGTTACTACATACTTTTTATTACCTAGTGATGGTGTAGCATGAAAGTCACATAGATCGCGCTATGTATCAAATGAAACGTTTTACTTTCCCTATGAACATGTTGCATGAAAGGCTTTTTAGTTATCTTATTCAACTTGCAAATATTGCATTTATCATTGTTTATGTTAATAGGTGGAATTAAGCTCATTTTAGACATTTCCTTAATCCTTTTGTAATGTACATGTCCTAGTCTAGCATGTCATAATTCTGAATCAGTCAAGTTGTTACTATTACTAGTTAAAGCTATGTCATTAACATTACTAGTTGAAGCAACACAAACAGATTCATTCATAAAAGAGACATCAACATTCAACATAAACATACCATTACATAGACAACTGAAACCTACAAAGGTACCATGTCTTGACAAGATATACTTCTCACTTTCCAATACTTGTTTGTACCCACAATTATTCAACACAATGCCACTAACAGAATCTTTCGAACTTCGGGCCCATACAAAACATTGTCCAAAAGTAAAGATTTTCCAGAAGTAAAAACAAGATTCATGGTTCCTTTGACCCGCTAGAACCAGCCTCATTCTTGTTCTTTGAACCACACTAGTTGGCATTCATCATCAATTTGCAGTCCCTGTTAAAGTGACCAACCGTATCACACTTCCAGCAAGGGTAATTCGGCTTTTTGTTTTGACCCGAATTGTTGTTCCCTTGAAATTTTCGTTTCCCT
The Helianthus annuus cultivar XRQ/B chromosome 6, HanXRQr2.0-SUNRISE, whole genome shotgun sequence genome window above contains:
- the LOC110865780 gene encoding transcription factor MYB61, which translates into the protein MGRHSCCYKQKLRKGLWSPEEDEKLIRHITKFGHGCWSSVPKLAGLERCGKSCRLRWINYLRPDLKRGTFSQQEEKLIIELHAVLGNKWSQIAAQLPGRTDNEIKNLWNSSIKKKLRQRGIDPNTHKPLSELNDIAPSGSNDKNSQDSYNIDEKVQPSAVATSYPIIDNSPPATHEFFLNRFVASHETTIKQPDSHHQLAGFLPFSYTQQQQPTDLFFQTDSKSSSELIPEYNTSSISNPLLSATRNQNHWGSNNNSSSSNNNNNNNNNGFFQTNNGYHPWGLSDGTKIQNQTNGVQGEQDYMKWNDQYLPFLMGKSTIDQSNHELYHGQQSVDTYNKNFERITTSYGQYS